A single genomic interval of Streptococcus oralis subsp. dentisani harbors:
- a CDS encoding MarR family winged helix-turn-helix transcriptional regulator, with amino-acid sequence MDYQQVNEYLTSIFNNVLVIEEVSLRGSRFKDISIKEMHTIDVIGKFPEATPSKVSKELMVTLGTVTTSLNNLERKGYVERIRSDQDRRVVYLHLTKKGRLVHRLHKRFHKAMVEKIIDGMSSEEIEVMGRGLTNLYQFLEDLK; translated from the coding sequence TTGGACTACCAACAAGTGAATGAGTATTTAACATCTATTTTTAATAATGTCCTTGTGATTGAGGAGGTTAGCTTACGAGGTAGTCGTTTCAAAGACATCTCCATCAAAGAAATGCACACGATTGATGTGATTGGCAAGTTCCCAGAGGCAACACCAAGTAAGGTTTCAAAAGAACTGATGGTAACTCTTGGAACTGTTACGACCAGCTTGAATAATCTCGAAAGAAAAGGTTATGTTGAGCGCATTCGTTCTGATCAGGATCGTCGTGTGGTCTATCTGCATTTGACAAAGAAAGGTCGTTTGGTTCACCGCCTTCATAAACGTTTCCACAAGGCCATGGTCGAGAAAATTATCGATGGTATGAGTTCTGAAGAAATAGAAGTGATGGGCAGGGGCTTGACTAACCTTTATCAATTTTTGGAGGATTTGAAATAA